TTCACAGGCGTGGGGGGCTGGACGCCCAGGGAGGTGCCCGCAGAAGCTGGGTAGACACTGGAGGAGGTGGGGTTTGGACCAAAGTGGTTCTGCACATAGCACAGGCCAGAGGCAGGCTGGTACGGAGGCAAAGTGGGCATGTGCCCGGGGGTGCAGGAGGGCCAGGAGGCCAGCTTCTGACCACTGGCGTGCTGCATCTGGGACACAGGGTGGCTTGGGGACAGGTGAGGGTGGCAGCTCTGTGTGGGGTAGGAGCCAGGCACCGGGTTCAGTCTGGAATGGAACAAGAGAGAAAATGGTCCTTCAGCGAGTCTTGGCAAGGTCATGGCATCTTGTTGTGCTTGAGGTTGCCCCCGCTTTCTACTACAACATGCCTTGGATGTTTTCTGTGACTTGCTCTAAGTACCAAGTGGGAGAAAGGTTAACCTCAACCAATCAGACCACAGATGCCCAGGGAGGGTGGGGCCAGTTGCAGTCCTGCAGCAAGGGAGTTGTATGAAAGGACACTGGACCTACCACTGAGACCACCTGAGGGGTGACCTGCTCACAGCAGCTTCTAAACCAGATGGAGCGTCGGGACCAGGTCACAGCTGCCAGTGCCTGTGTGGCTGGCTCGACAATTCTGCCCAAAGAGAACggattcaggctgggcatggtggctcacacctgcaatcccagcactttgggaggccaaggtgggtggatcctctgaggtcaggagttcgagactagcctggccaacatgatgaaacccggtctctactaaaaattaaaaaaaaaaaattagccaggtgtggtggcaggcgcctgtagtcccagctactcagaaggctgaagcaggagaatcgcttgaacctgggaggcagaggttgcagtgagccaagattgtgccactgcactccagcctgggtgacagagcaagactccgtctcaaaaaaaaaaatttttttttttttttaattagccaggtctggtggcataTGCTTCTAGTCCCAggtacttaagaggctgaggtaggaagactgcttaagcccagaagtttgaggctgcagtgagttatgactgtgccactgcactccagcctagcaacagagcaagaccctgtgtaaaaaaaaaaaaaaaaaaatttatctatcAAGAAGAGCCTCTGAGGAGACAAGCTGTCCAAACGGCCATCTTGCTGACAAAATAAACATGCGTGTCGTGACATGGCCCTGGACCCACTGTCAGGCTGCCTGAAACACAACATTCTGAGTGTCTGCAGCAGGCACCAGACCTGAGGGACTGGACTCCATGTCACGTGGGGAACACAGAAGGAACACCATCTTCCTCTTAAACCCTAAGATCTGCCTGTCACAGTGAGGAAGGATCAGACCTGGCACTGGGTGTGGCAGTGTCTGTGAGGCTGATTGCAATTCAGCAtggaagaacttttttttttttttggagatggagtctcgctcttttgcctaggctggagtgcagtggcgcgatctcggctcactgcaagctccgcctcccaggttcacaccattctcctggctcagcctcccgagtagctgggactacaggtgcccaccaccgcacatggccaattttttgtatttttagtagagatggggtttcactgtgttagccaggatggtctcgatctcctgatctcgtgatccacccgcctcagcctcccaaagtgctgggattacaggtgtgagccaccgcgcctggcccttcaGCATGGAAGAACTTTCTCATCAGGGCCAGTCTTGGAGAGTGAGCTCTTGTATGTAAGATACAGCTGGAGACCACCATCAGCTATTACAGAGGGGATTCCTTGGTGACAGACAGTTCTCCAGATTCAATGAGAACAACTAAAACCCACAAAACACCTAATCCTAAATGTACAGTCTCCCCCACATTGAGACCCCAGGAATTACTTGCCTGAAGCAATAATGCGGTGAGTCCGCATTTCTGTTTTCCCAGCAGCCCTCCTGGCCTTTTAGAAAAATAGTCCAAGGGCTCTGAGCTGTTGACAGCTGGGAGCACCTCTTGGAAGAAGCTCTAAGGGGCAGTTTCCTATTCAACAAAAACCCCACATCCAGGCCAGCGTGCAGTGGAAAATTTACTCCACAGCTGGTGGCGGGCCAAAAAGGGCCAAGGACCAAGCACCTTGCCTTCTGATACACTTTGGACGTTTCCTCTGCTCCAAATCGTGCTGAAATGGATCtttagccgggtatagtggcacgcgcctataattccaagtacttgggaggctgagacaggagaatcgcttgaacccaggaggtggaggttgcagtgagctgagatcacgccactgcactccagcctgggccacagagtgagactccgtttcaaaaaaaaagaaacgtgaTTCCCAGTGTTCCAGCACTAGAGGTGGAGCTCAGTGGGAGGCGTCTGGGTCACGGGGGCAGACCTTGCGTGAGTGGCTTGGCTTCTTCCCCGTAGTAATGAGTTCTCCCTCTGAGTTTAGATAAGAGCTGGGTGTTTAAGAGCCCagcacctccctccctctctcaatgTGTGGTGCCGCCTCCCCTTGCCCTATGATTGGAAGCTGCCTGAGGCCGGTGCCATGATTCTAGTGTAGCCTACACAaagccatgagccaaataaacctcttttcttataaatgacccaggctcaggtatttctttatagcaatacaaaatggATGAACACGCCTTTCCCAGCGAGctccttttttggggggaggaccactgaaggaaagaaaaaatcctaCACTGTGAGGTCTCAGCATGGACAGAAACCAGCAGAGAACTCAGAGGCAAGAGGCAAGAGGCACTGGGaacaggggagagggagggaggtggccTCCTAAGCAGGGGACGTGCTTCCAGATGGCCCCTCTCCTGACTCTGTTACCTGGAAACAGAGTGGGtgagaaagacccttgtcttctTTGGGcctcctctataaaatgaagcagccaggccacacaAGCTCTGGCGGCTTACCAGCACTTTCCATCTGTGAGTTAATCAGCCAACTGGAAAACAGTAAACCTCACCAGAAAACCTTGGCTGGGCCACCTCCTAAGCAGCCTAGTTGGCTGTGTGGACTgtctgcacctttttttttttttttttttccttgggagacagtgtctcgctctgtcgaccaggctggagtgctgtggtgtgatctcggtgcactgcaacctccacctcccaggttcgagtgattctcctgcctcagcctcctgagtagcttggattacaggcaaccaccaccacgcttggataatttttgtatttttagcagagatggtgtttcatcacattggccaggctcgtctcaaattcctgacctcatatgatctgcccaccttggcctcccaaagtgttgggattacaggcgtgggccatcgcacccagccctaTCTGCACTTATCAAGGCTACTGTGTGTCACAGCCCAGGCTGACCTGCAGCGGGTATGTGTCTAATGTCAATTAGATGGGGGCCCTCCTGCCCAGCCTATCTACAAGTCACTCAGGATCACATGTTAAGTGTCCTCAAATGCCTTCCCTTTCCTGCTGTTGCTACTTCAGAAGCAGTTGTGCAGAATCCAGAATGCTCAGAAGACATCTGTGCATGATTTTCCAATCTGCCGCACCTCATTTCTTTATCACTTATGGCAATAAACCAGCCACACCCTCTACATGCCCTGGAGTTGCTTTAATAATAAGgttaggccaggctcagtggctcacacctgtaatcccagtactttgagaaatCAAGGAAGGATtgattgagaccaggagtttgagaccagccttggtaacacagtgagaccctgtccctacaaaaaatttaagttagctaggcatgatggtatgtgcctgtagtctcagttacttgggaggctgaggtgggaggatcacttgagtccacgaGTGTGAGGCTGTAGCgggctatgatcataccactgcaatccagcctgggcaacagggcaagaccctttcctcaaataaaaaaaagaataaaaaaacagaataagatTTGACAGCAtttggccgggggcagtggctcacgcctgtaatcccaacactttgggaggccgaggcaggtaaatcacaaggtcaggagttcgagaccagcctggccaacatggtgaaaccccatctctactaaaaatacaaaaaaattagctggatgtagtggtgggcacctgtaatcccagacactgaggagactgaggcagaagaatcacttgaacccgaagcagaggttgcagtgagccggaattgcgccactgcactacagcctgggtgacagagtgagactccgtctcaaaaaaataataatttttttttaaaaaagatttaacagCACTTAAGAGTTCTGTCACTTACTTCCGGCTCTGGGCTGCCCTCCTCTCGGCTGAAGACCCTGAGACGTACTTGAACACGGATATCCTCCTCATCAGGCTGAAGGGGAAGGTCTGATCGAGCTTCAGCGCCACTCGCTCTGAGAGGTCGATGGAATAGCAGTAGGTGAGGCCATCTGAGGTTGGCGTGTTAAGTGAAACTGGAGGCAGCAAAGGGAGGAGGGCCGAACACTCCCCGGGGAGAACACAGGTTCCCACTCACTCTACAGAAGCCTTCATGCTCAGCACGCTGCACACTCTGGCTGGAGTTTGCAGCTCAGGGGAAACCCAGAGccaaaggtttgttttttttttgagatggagtctcactcttatagcccaggctggagtgcagtggtgtgatcttggctcactgcaagctccgcctcccagatcacaccattctcctgcctcagcctcccgagtagctgggactacaggtgcccgtcaccgtacccagctaatttttgtattttcagtagagacggtgtttcaccatattggctaggctggtctcaaactcctgacctcgtgatctgcctgcctcagcctcccaaagtgctagcattacaggcgtgagccactgcgcctgaccccaGAGCCAAAGGTTTCTACTCACTGTGCCTCACCGGGAATGAATGTGCCCAGCAGCAGGGGGTATTAATGCTGTCCCTTCTCCTACACCCATGTGTGCCATCACTTGCACACTTCTAGCCACTGCAGTCAGTCAGAAGCCAGGACATGCCTCTGCTGGTGTagcaggatgaggcaggaggctgtACCAGTATCATCCCGAGGGACTAACACCTCTTGTCCTTTTATCCCAAATAGAGGGCACCTGCCTCAATGCGACCATGTGAGCTTCATGTGGGCCTCTCTGGCTATGCTTCCTCCATACCCTGTCACCATCCCCAGCAACTTAGTGGTATCCTGGTCGTCTGACCTAAGTCACCCACCACTGATTAGGCAGCCACAAAGATTCAGCCTTTGAATAAAGGCTATGCTAGACTCTCCCGAAAAGAGCTTAGAAATAAACCTCAAGTTTCAAGCCAATCTTCAAGTAAGTTAAAAGCCTATCAGAACAAAagtcaacattttttaaaggaaaacaacaaaatctAGAGCCCCTAATACAGCATTCAGTGTctagcataaaataaaaaattaccagatatgaaaaaaaaaagtaaaaaaaaattatgatcagATATGActcggccatggtggctcacacctgtaatcccagcattttgggaggccaaggtgggtagatcacctgagaccaggagttcaagaccagcctgggcaacatggtgaaaccctgtctctactaaaaagaaaatataaaaattagccgggtgtagtggtgcacacctgtagtcccagctactcagggggctgaggcaggattgcttgagcccaggaggcagaggttgcagtgagttgagatcatgccactgcactccagcctgggtgacagagactgtgtttcgaaaaaatacaaaataagcccgATTTTATCTACTTGACACCCCAGACCCTCCAGCCTGGTTCACCCTTTGACATGTGTTGTTCTATAGCTCTCTGCTAGGAAGGATACAGGCCAGCCCGATGGACAGCCCGCAGACATTACTGAGGAAAGAGGTCTGGGGAATGAGCCACGAGGCACCCAGCAGGAGCCACGGAACCAGGACTGAGGGCACAACCATGCCAAACACCAGGGCCCGCCTCATCCGAGAACGGACGGTGGTGACTCCCAGCATGGCAAAGGCCACTGGGGTGAAACCTCTGGCATCCTCCACTTCCCCCAGCTTTGACAGTGATGACACAGCCTCGAATGACAGGAAGATGATAGCGGAGAAGATGGCGAAGATCACGGTGAAGAAGCAGTGGCGGACGGTGCCCACGGTTCTCTCGAAATTGCCAGCAAAGCGCCAGATGATGATAGCGCCGCAGAGCAGGGAGATGGGATTCTCGTAGACAAAGATGTAGGTTACCAGCCTGTAAACTGCAGAGGGAGCCGGGTTAGAGGCCTGGCGGCAGGTTGCT
This genomic interval from Gorilla gorilla gorilla isolate KB3781 chromosome 6, NHGRI_mGorGor1-v2.1_pri, whole genome shotgun sequence contains the following:
- the RHBDD2 gene encoding rhomboid domain-containing protein 2 isoform X2; this translates as MLGVTTVRSRMRRALVFGMVVPSVLVPWLLLGASWLIPQTSFLSNVCGLSIGLAYGLTYCYSIDLSERVALKLDQTFPFSLMRRISVFKYVSGSSAERRAAQSRKLNPVPGSYPTQSCHPHLSPSHPVSQMQHASGQKLASWPSCTPGHMPTLPPYQPASGLCYVQNHFGPNPTSSSVYPASAGTSLGVQPPTPVNSPGTLYSGALGTPGAAGSKESSRVPMP
- the RHBDD2 gene encoding rhomboid domain-containing protein 2 isoform X1, with product MGRGLWEAWPPAGSSAVAKGNCREEAEGAEDRQLASRRSAGTTAAMAASGPGCRSWCLCPEVPSATFFTALLSLLVSGPRLFLLQQPLAPSGLTLKSEALRNWQVYRLVTYIFVYENPISLLCGAIIIWRFAGNFERTVGTVRHCFFTVIFAIFSAIIFLSFEAVSSLSKLGEVEDARGFTPVAFAMLGVTTVRSRMRRALVFGMVVPSVLVPWLLLGASWLIPQTSFLSNVCGLSIGLAYGLTYCYSIDLSERVALKLDQTFPFSLMRRISVFKYVSGSSAERRAAQSRKLNPVPGSYPTQSCHPHLSPSHPVSQMQHASGQKLASWPSCTPGHMPTLPPYQPASGLCYVQNHFGPNPTSSSVYPASAGTSLGVQPPTPVNSPGTLYSGALGTPGAAGSKESSRVPMP